A genomic segment from Oceanibaculum indicum P24 encodes:
- a CDS encoding LapA family protein, protein MAQQSRIARILTALITLPFLLLAVLFAVSNREAVEITLWPLPYAATLPLFVTILAMLFLGFLIGAGFMWIEVLRTRRQIRILRRVADQQEQELNRLRRDKRLAVDPDGVPNLPATGKPSDTAPTLPTTH, encoded by the coding sequence ATGGCCCAGCAATCGCGCATCGCCCGGATACTCACCGCCCTGATCACGCTGCCCTTCCTGCTGCTGGCGGTGCTGTTCGCCGTCTCCAACCGGGAAGCCGTCGAGATCACGCTCTGGCCGCTGCCCTATGCGGCGACGCTGCCGCTGTTCGTCACCATCCTCGCCATGCTGTTCCTGGGCTTTCTGATCGGGGCCGGCTTCATGTGGATCGAGGTGCTGCGCACCCGCCGCCAGATCCGCATCCTGCGCCGTGTCGCCGACCAGCAGGAGCAGGAGCTGAACCGGCTGCGCCGCGACAAGCGCCTCGCCGTCGATCCGGATGGCGTGCCCAACCTGCCCGCTACCGGCAAGCCCTCGGACACCGCCCCCACCCTGCCAACCACACACTGA
- the lhpI gene encoding bifunctional Delta(1)-pyrroline-2-carboxylate/Delta(1)-piperideine-2-carboxylate reductase, producing the protein MRIIDADSAARALPYDALIEALRAMFREGCTVPLRHHHGVEVPGKAEATLLLMPAWTPGGYIGIKMVTVFPSNGEKGLPAIMGQYLLLSGETGEVLAMIDGQTLTARRTAAASALAASYLAREDSEKMLMVGAGALAPQLIRAHLAVRPSLRRIAIWARDKTKSQALADKMAAETGRAVTAAGDLEEVARWADLISCATLSKQPLVHGAWLKPGAHLDLVGAFTPEMRESDDEAVRRASVFVDTREGALKEAGDIVLAVKSGALTPDAIRGDLYDLTRGTAKGRQSAQEITFFKSVGTALEDLAAAQLAYSRA; encoded by the coding sequence ATGCGGATCATCGACGCCGACAGCGCCGCCAGGGCGCTTCCCTACGACGCCCTGATCGAGGCGCTGCGCGCCATGTTCCGCGAGGGCTGCACCGTGCCGCTGCGCCACCACCATGGTGTCGAGGTGCCGGGCAAGGCCGAGGCGACGCTGCTGCTGATGCCGGCCTGGACGCCCGGCGGCTATATCGGCATCAAGATGGTCACCGTCTTCCCGTCGAACGGCGAGAAGGGCCTGCCCGCCATCATGGGCCAGTACCTGCTGCTGTCCGGCGAGACCGGAGAGGTACTGGCGATGATCGATGGCCAGACCCTGACCGCGCGGCGCACTGCCGCCGCCTCGGCGCTGGCCGCCTCCTATCTCGCCCGTGAGGATTCGGAAAAGATGCTGATGGTCGGTGCCGGCGCGCTGGCGCCGCAGCTGATCCGCGCGCATCTGGCCGTGCGCCCCTCGCTGCGCCGCATCGCCATCTGGGCGCGCGACAAGACGAAGTCGCAGGCGCTGGCGGACAAGATGGCCGCCGAGACCGGCCGCGCCGTAACCGCGGCCGGCGATCTGGAAGAAGTGGCGCGCTGGGCCGACCTGATTTCCTGCGCCACCCTGTCGAAGCAGCCGCTGGTGCACGGCGCATGGCTGAAGCCGGGCGCGCATCTGGACCTGGTCGGCGCCTTCACGCCGGAGATGCGCGAGAGCGACGACGAGGCGGTCCGCCGCGCCAGCGTGTTCGTCGATACCCGTGAGGGCGCCCTCAAGGAGGCCGGCGACATCGTGCTGGCGGTGAAGTCCGGCGCGCTGACGCCCGATGCGATCCGGGGCGACCTGTACGACCTGACGCGTGGTACCGCGAAAGGTCGTCAGTCAGCGCAGGAGATCACCTTTTTCAAGTCGGTCGGCACGGCACTGGAAGACCTTGCCGCAGCGCAATTGGCGTACAGCCGCGCATAG
- a CDS encoding TRAP transporter permease, with translation MSEARPQSSQAPSADENAGEVHSAPELRPADSLPGKAAFWVGIALALVHIWINTLGTISELWASVLHFGGFGLLCALLYPAWQAKSGAGRAMVLALDVLLGLAALSLFAYLVLGEPTFYARNGAFFWYDWVFTAIAVLLAIEFTRRTTGLIIPILIILAFTYVTLWGNWFTGVLSFSGLGYETMLFRSFYSDDGMFGVIATISYSFVFMFILFGAFLVRSGAGDFIIDFARAVAGKLIGGPGFVAVIGSALMGTISGSAVANTVSTGVITIPLMKRAGFPAKFAAGVEATASTGGMLMPPIMGAGAFVMASYTQISYLTIAAVSLLPALLYFFGVACFVRVEAKKQNMTTTDTDAPRIMEVMKRGVTFFIPIGLLIYMLIDGFTPTYAAGYAILATIVASWFTKTHRMGPKEILEALATGSRNMIMTAVLLVSIGIVVNAVTLTGIGNTFSLMISNWAGGNILIALVLIALASLVLGMGLPVTASYIVLATLSAPALSDMIVQSELVNAFVAGNVPDAAKAIFMLVAPDKLDLLNGPMSKDAAEALVAAIPPEMMGTVKESTLTPAILTTALLSAHMIIYWLSLDSNVTPPVCLTAFAAAAIAKSPPMATGFTAWKVAKTLYIVPVLFAYTPFLNGDPILALEIFGFALIGIYALIGAMEGYLEAPVSWPMRAVLFAIGVTILWPNDWTVNFIGTGLFLAFFAWNLRSDRRLKAAQA, from the coding sequence TTGAGCGAAGCCCGTCCCCAGTCCAGCCAGGCGCCCTCCGCCGACGAAAATGCCGGCGAGGTGCATTCCGCGCCCGAATTGCGGCCCGCCGATTCGCTGCCCGGCAAGGCGGCCTTCTGGGTCGGCATCGCGCTGGCGCTTGTGCATATCTGGATCAATACGCTCGGCACGATCTCCGAACTCTGGGCGTCCGTGCTGCATTTCGGCGGCTTCGGCCTGCTCTGCGCGCTGCTCTATCCGGCCTGGCAGGCAAAGTCCGGCGCTGGCCGTGCCATGGTGCTGGCGCTCGACGTGCTGCTTGGCCTCGCGGCACTATCGCTGTTCGCCTATCTGGTGCTGGGGGAGCCGACCTTCTACGCCCGTAACGGCGCCTTCTTCTGGTATGACTGGGTCTTCACGGCGATTGCGGTGCTGCTGGCGATCGAATTCACCCGGCGCACCACCGGCCTGATCATTCCCATCCTGATCATCCTTGCCTTCACCTATGTGACGCTGTGGGGCAACTGGTTCACCGGGGTGCTGTCCTTCAGCGGGCTCGGCTACGAGACGATGCTGTTCCGCAGCTTCTATTCCGATGACGGGATGTTCGGCGTCATCGCCACCATCTCCTACAGCTTCGTCTTCATGTTCATCCTGTTCGGCGCCTTCCTGGTGCGCTCGGGTGCAGGCGACTTCATCATCGATTTCGCGCGCGCGGTCGCCGGCAAGCTGATCGGCGGGCCCGGCTTCGTCGCTGTCATCGGCTCGGCGCTGATGGGCACGATCTCCGGATCGGCGGTTGCCAACACCGTCTCCACCGGCGTTATAACCATTCCGTTGATGAAGCGCGCCGGCTTTCCCGCAAAGTTCGCCGCCGGCGTCGAGGCGACGGCCTCGACGGGCGGCATGCTGATGCCGCCGATCATGGGGGCGGGCGCCTTCGTGATGGCCAGCTACACGCAGATTTCCTATCTCACCATCGCCGCCGTCTCGCTGCTGCCGGCGCTGCTCTATTTCTTCGGTGTCGCCTGTTTCGTGCGGGTCGAGGCGAAGAAGCAGAACATGACGACGACGGACACCGATGCGCCGCGCATTATGGAGGTGATGAAGCGCGGGGTGACTTTCTTCATCCCCATCGGCCTTTTGATCTACATGCTGATCGACGGCTTCACCCCGACCTATGCCGCCGGCTACGCCATCCTGGCTACCATCGTTGCCTCCTGGTTCACCAAGACCCACCGCATGGGGCCGAAGGAGATCCTGGAGGCGCTGGCCACCGGCTCGCGCAACATGATCATGACGGCGGTGCTGCTGGTCTCCATCGGCATCGTGGTGAACGCGGTGACGCTGACCGGTATCGGCAACACCTTCTCGCTGATGATCAGCAACTGGGCGGGCGGCAATATCCTGATCGCGCTGGTGCTGATCGCGCTCGCCAGCCTGGTGCTGGGCATGGGGCTGCCGGTGACGGCCTCCTACATCGTGCTGGCGACTTTGTCCGCGCCGGCGCTGTCCGACATGATCGTGCAGAGCGAGCTGGTGAATGCCTTCGTCGCCGGCAATGTGCCGGATGCCGCCAAGGCCATCTTCATGCTGGTGGCCCCCGACAAGCTCGACCTGCTGAACGGCCCGATGAGCAAGGATGCCGCCGAGGCTCTGGTCGCCGCCATCCCGCCGGAGATGATGGGCACGGTGAAGGAATCGACGCTGACGCCGGCCATCCTGACCACGGCGCTGCTGTCGGCGCACATGATCATCTACTGGCTGAGCCTCGATTCGAACGTGACGCCGCCGGTCTGCCTGACCGCCTTCGCCGCCGCTGCCATCGCCAAGAGCCCGCCGATGGCCACCGGCTTTACTGCCTGGAAGGTGGCGAAGACGCTGTACATCGTGCCGGTGCTGTTCGCCTATACGCCGTTCCTGAACGGCGACCCCATCCTGGCGCTGGAAATCTTCGGCTTCGCGCTGATCGGCATCTACGCGCTGATCGGCGCCATGGAGGGCTATCTGGAGGCGCCGGTCTCCTGGCCGATGCGTGCCGTGCTGTTCGCCATTGGCGTTACCATCCTGTGGCCCAACGACTGGACGGTGAACTTCATCGGCACCGGGCTGTTCCTGGCCTTTTTCGCCTGGAACCTGCGGTCGGACCGCAGGCTGAAGGCGGCGCAGGCGTAA
- a CDS encoding pentapeptide repeat-containing protein — MPADFSNVSLFGLDLSGRDLRKCQLSGAGLQGIRLTGANLEGADLTGADLTAATLDEASLRKAKLVDANLSGASFRGSDLNGADLRGAHGTVSMSSPGFEGAMLRLTNLSGADLSGANLDQADLTGAMLVGTVLRNASLAGANMRNTDLTDADLGAANLREALLNGANLSNAHLNGANLQRARLVGVTLTEGVLDGADTEGANFAPPLDGFDIELHRQLFDHDRWVSSQGQRGERAELDGADLTDADLRGFNLSGASLRAANLRGALLNGALLVLTDLAGADLSQASLVRANLSGANLRGAKLHSADLSGAKLGPAPLIGADGRPTGRSRATVLEGADLTEAVLDDEQKSVLPDFGIDLAAKS; from the coding sequence ATGCCGGCCGATTTCAGCAATGTCAGCCTGTTCGGCCTCGACCTGTCCGGCCGGGATCTGCGGAAATGCCAGCTGTCCGGTGCCGGCCTTCAGGGTATCCGCCTGACCGGTGCCAATCTGGAAGGGGCGGACCTGACCGGCGCTGACCTGACCGCCGCGACGCTGGATGAGGCGTCCCTCCGCAAGGCCAAGCTGGTGGACGCGAACCTGTCGGGCGCCAGCTTCCGGGGCAGCGATCTGAATGGGGCCGATCTGCGCGGCGCGCATGGTACCGTCTCCATGTCATCGCCAGGCTTCGAGGGCGCGATGCTGCGGCTTACGAACCTTTCGGGCGCCGATCTGTCGGGCGCCAATCTGGATCAGGCTGACCTGACCGGCGCGATGCTGGTCGGCACCGTGCTGCGCAATGCCAGCCTGGCCGGCGCCAACATGCGCAACACTGACCTGACCGACGCCGACCTTGGCGCGGCCAACCTGCGCGAGGCGCTGCTGAACGGGGCCAACCTCAGCAACGCGCATCTCAACGGGGCCAACCTGCAGCGCGCCCGGCTGGTCGGCGTCACGCTGACTGAGGGCGTGCTGGACGGGGCCGATACGGAAGGTGCGAATTTCGCGCCGCCGCTGGACGGCTTCGACATTGAGCTGCACCGCCAGCTCTTCGACCACGACCGCTGGGTAAGCAGCCAGGGCCAGCGCGGCGAACGCGCGGAGCTGGATGGCGCCGACCTCACCGATGCCGATCTGCGCGGCTTCAACCTGTCGGGCGCCAGCCTGCGCGCGGCCAATCTGCGCGGCGCGCTGCTGAATGGCGCGCTGCTGGTGCTGACCGATCTGGCCGGCGCCGACCTCTCCCAGGCCAGCCTGGTCCGGGCCAATCTGTCCGGCGCCAACCTGCGCGGTGCCAAGCTGCACAGTGCCGACCTGTCGGGGGCGAAGCTGGGGCCGGCCCCGCTGATCGGCGCCGATGGCAGGCCGACCGGCCGCAGCCGTGCCACCGTGCTGGAGGGTGCTGACCTGACGGAGGCCGTGCTCGACGACGAGCAGAAGAGCGTGCTGCCCGATTTCGGGATCGACCTCGCCGCCAAATCTTGA
- a CDS encoding SAM-dependent methyltransferase, giving the protein MLANTLFERLIKVGDLTIIDAKGRTRRYKATDAPKVTIRITDPHMHWKVMLAPQLAVGEAYMDGKLVIEEGTLYDFVDIGVQNLRLAYDDGVLRWLSRIRNFLARFADYNPIPRAKQRVAHHYDLDGRLFSLFLDSDQQYSCAYFAHPSDDLETAQRRKKLHLAAKLSLQPGQKVLDIGSGWGGLGLTLAEAAKVSVTGITLSEEQHKVSNQRASDKGLSDRVGFHLRDYRNETGTYDRIVSVGMLEHVGKHHYRAFFSKVKELLAEDGVAVVHSIGRFDQPGPVNAWMRKYIFPGSYIPTISEITGPIEECNLLITDIEVLRLHYAETLLAWRRNFYGNLDKVREIYDERFCRMWDFYLTACELGFRRKELMVFQIQLAKSMDALPITRDYIHEFEAANEAGRRPEQRMRIS; this is encoded by the coding sequence ATGCTGGCAAACACACTCTTCGAGAGGCTAATCAAGGTCGGTGACCTGACGATCATCGACGCCAAGGGACGCACCCGCCGCTACAAGGCCACGGACGCGCCAAAGGTCACCATCCGGATCACCGACCCGCATATGCACTGGAAGGTGATGCTGGCCCCGCAGCTTGCTGTCGGCGAAGCCTATATGGACGGCAAGCTGGTCATTGAGGAAGGCACGCTCTACGACTTCGTCGATATCGGCGTGCAGAATCTGCGGCTCGCCTATGATGACGGGGTGCTGCGCTGGCTGTCGCGCATCCGCAATTTCCTGGCCCGCTTCGCTGACTACAACCCGATCCCGCGGGCAAAGCAGCGGGTTGCGCATCACTACGACCTGGATGGAAGGCTGTTCAGCCTGTTCCTGGACAGTGACCAGCAATATTCCTGCGCCTATTTCGCCCATCCATCCGACGATCTGGAAACAGCGCAGCGCCGCAAGAAGCTGCATCTGGCGGCAAAGCTCTCGCTGCAGCCCGGCCAGAAGGTGCTGGACATCGGGTCCGGCTGGGGCGGGCTGGGGTTGACGCTGGCGGAAGCGGCGAAGGTGTCGGTCACCGGCATCACCCTGTCGGAGGAACAGCACAAGGTTTCCAACCAGCGCGCCAGCGACAAGGGGCTGTCGGACCGGGTCGGCTTCCATCTGCGCGACTACCGCAACGAGACCGGAACCTACGACCGCATCGTCTCTGTCGGCATGCTGGAGCATGTCGGAAAGCACCATTACCGCGCCTTCTTCTCCAAGGTGAAGGAACTGCTGGCCGAGGACGGGGTGGCCGTCGTCCATTCCATCGGGCGCTTCGACCAGCCGGGCCCGGTGAATGCCTGGATGCGCAAATATATCTTCCCCGGCTCCTATATCCCGACGATCTCGGAGATCACCGGGCCAATCGAGGAATGCAACCTGCTGATCACCGATATCGAGGTCCTGCGGCTGCATTATGCCGAGACGCTGCTGGCCTGGCGCCGCAATTTCTACGGCAACCTCGACAAGGTGCGCGAAATCTATGACGAGCGCTTCTGCCGCATGTGGGATTTCTATCTCACCGCCTGCGAGCTGGGCTTCCGGCGCAAGGAACTGATGGTCTTCCAGATTCAGCTCGCAAAATCGATGGATGCCTTGCCGATTACGCGCGACTATATCCACGAATTCGAGGCGGCAAACGAAGCCGGCCGGCGACCGGAGCAGAGGATGCGCATCTCCTGA
- a CDS encoding TAXI family TRAP transporter solute-binding subunit, with protein MKIGLKTLAAVAALATVTAALPAKAQDARSYVLATATTGGTYYPVGVALATLVKVKLEPKMKIGLSAISSAGSGENVKMLREKQADFAILQGLFGLYAKEGSGSIAQDGPQKNIRSITMLWPNVEHYVLAASEVKTGTAADLMGLKGKKFSIGARNSGTEHSNRFILKNLGIDPESLDLVFQGYGPTADSLQNGAIVGAGIPGGPPVSVITRIAAQMGDKVKVLQFTDEEIKKADAGTGLYYKYTIPAGTYPDQDKAWTTIAQPNFLGVNDSVPEADVYEITKTIYENLPFLNNIHAATKAMSLEEAMSGLPMPLHPGAARFYKEKGLTVPASLMAN; from the coding sequence ATGAAGATCGGTTTGAAGACCCTGGCTGCGGTCGCGGCACTCGCGACTGTCACGGCTGCCCTGCCCGCTAAGGCGCAGGATGCCCGCTCTTACGTGCTCGCCACCGCGACCACGGGCGGCACCTACTATCCGGTCGGTGTGGCGCTGGCCACGCTGGTGAAGGTGAAGCTGGAGCCGAAGATGAAGATCGGCCTATCGGCAATCAGCTCCGCCGGCTCGGGCGAGAATGTGAAGATGCTGCGCGAAAAGCAGGCCGACTTTGCCATTCTGCAGGGCCTGTTCGGGCTGTATGCGAAGGAAGGCAGCGGTTCCATCGCGCAGGACGGCCCGCAGAAGAACATCCGCTCCATCACCATGCTGTGGCCGAATGTCGAGCATTATGTGCTGGCGGCGTCCGAGGTGAAGACCGGCACGGCGGCCGACCTGATGGGGCTGAAGGGCAAGAAATTCTCGATCGGCGCGCGCAACAGTGGCACCGAGCATTCCAACCGCTTCATCCTGAAGAATCTGGGTATCGACCCGGAGAGCCTTGACCTGGTGTTCCAGGGCTATGGCCCGACCGCCGATTCGCTGCAGAACGGTGCCATCGTCGGCGCCGGCATCCCGGGCGGCCCGCCGGTGTCCGTCATCACCCGCATCGCCGCCCAGATGGGCGACAAGGTGAAGGTGCTGCAGTTCACCGACGAAGAGATCAAGAAGGCGGATGCCGGTACCGGCCTCTACTACAAGTACACGATTCCGGCCGGCACCTACCCGGACCAGGACAAGGCCTGGACGACCATCGCCCAGCCGAACTTCCTGGGTGTGAATGACAGCGTTCCGGAAGCGGATGTCTATGAGATCACCAAGACGATCTATGAGAACCTGCCGTTCCTGAACAACATCCACGCGGCGACCAAGGCGATGTCGCTGGAAGAGGCCATGTCGGGCCTGCCGATGCCGCTGCATCCGGGTGCCGCGCGCTTCTACAAGGAAAAGGGGCTGACCGTTCCGGCGTCGCTGATGGCGAACTGA
- a CDS encoding PAS domain-containing protein, translating to MREAIQHERLRQLYDYWEGKRGNRLMPARTDIDPVEIPGLLPNLILIDVERGERNRYRFRLYGTEVCAIRGADLTGRYIEEPGITQLRDAAIESYDRIVADRKPVYQCHKFQPDDYVIGYYHRLVLPLGEQEEVRMLLIGFYRVYDRPAHLPPQGS from the coding sequence GTGCGGGAGGCCATACAGCATGAGCGGTTGCGGCAATTATACGACTACTGGGAAGGCAAGCGCGGCAACCGCCTCATGCCGGCCCGCACTGACATCGACCCGGTCGAAATTCCAGGCCTGCTGCCGAACCTGATCCTGATAGATGTGGAAAGAGGCGAGCGGAACCGCTACCGGTTCCGCCTCTACGGCACCGAGGTCTGCGCCATCCGTGGCGCGGACCTCACCGGGCGCTATATCGAGGAGCCCGGCATTACGCAGCTCCGTGACGCCGCCATCGAGAGCTATGACCGCATCGTCGCGGACCGCAAGCCGGTCTATCAATGCCACAAGTTCCAGCCCGATGATTATGTGATCGGCTATTACCATCGCCTTGTCCTGCCGCTGGGCGAGCAGGAGGAGGTCAGGATGTTGCTGATCGGCTTCTACCGGGTCTATGACCGGCCGGCGCATCTTCCGCCGCAGGGCAGTTAA